The following nucleotide sequence is from Fastidiosipila sp..
ATAACGGTCTTTTCTGAAGAAAATATTCTCTCCGAATCAAGCGCGAAGAAACATGCACACATCCTCCCTGTGCTGCCTCGGCTATGGTAATGTCCCTGCTGAAATTGCTTTTAATCCCAAGTATTTCACCTGTTGGCTTTTTGTCAACATCAACAACGGAAACAGCGTGGAAACACATGCTGTAGTCTCTGTTTTGTTCTAGGAATTCGACCTGCTTTTTGAGTTTGCGAGTATCACACCAGTAATCGTCACCCTCGCATGTTGCGATGAACTCACCTTTGACAAGTGGCGCAATATGCGTTTGCATATTAGATATCTTTTGAGAATATTGATTTTCTTCTTGATAGATACCTCTGATAATGTTTGAATTTTCTCTCTCATACTGACGAATGATCTTCGCTGTCTGGTCAGTAGAAGCGTCATCGTGAACAATAATCTCATAAGGAAAATCACACTCCTGTGACAAGAAACTGTCCAGGGCATCCGCGATGAATTTCTCGTGGTTAAAAGTTAAACAACAAATACTAACTAGTGGTCTCATATTTTTCTCAGACGAAACGAAAACAAGCCTTATTGTTCTTGCGAAAATGCTTGACGTTTATTTCTGATTTCTATACCTCGCAACTTCCAGTCTTAGCTTTCCATACGATCGATTTTCATAAACCATCATTCCATTTTCTTGACTGGCTCCTGGGTGGAAGCTCAAGATAATCCCCAAATCTTTCCAAACACTCTTTCGAAAACTCCTTCTTAAACCCACCAGTTGGGAAAAAGGTCATTTCGCCAAAAACAATTCTCCCTTCCGCTACATAAAAATCGACTCGAACAAAAGGGAATCCGGACGATAACCCTCTGGCAATTTGGTATATCTCTTCGAGCTTTTCTGGCCTAGGATATTTTTCTGGACTGGAGGGATACTTGTCCGTGACACACTCTAACGGAGTCCAATCAAAATCGAAAACAGCGCGATCGGCTGAAATAAATGTTCTGCTGTCCTTACCCGAATACACGACCAGAAAACGCGGCTCTCCGTTGAAGCAGAAAACTTTGTAATCTCTCGGAAGTCTGCCGTCCTCGGATGCAAGATTTTTCTCTGCAATGATCAGGGGAACGATATGGTTATAGTGGTATTCACCTGAAATAAATCCATTCTTCACCTTCAGCCATTTGTTCAGCTTCTTCACAGTTTCTTTTTTGTTCAAGTTG
It contains:
- a CDS encoding glycosyltransferase yields the protein MRPLVSICCLTFNHEKFIADALDSFLSQECDFPYEIIVHDDASTDQTAKIIRQYERENSNIIRGIYQEENQYSQKISNMQTHIAPLVKGEFIATCEGDDYWCDTRKLKKQVEFLEQNRDYSMCFHAVSVVDVDKKPTGEILGIKSNFSRDITIAEAAQGGCVHVSSRLIRREYFLQKRPLWVSHANHGDYANALFYRAEGKVYYMNELMSCYRRGVEGSLMSEYRKHYSKEIDIAHKKNRIETLEKANEYYDYRYDSEIGKSILQTKTQILLMQRKFNHSARQVYRDYLKEYGFIRMGKTLMLSVFPRLAHLLAKIARRCSRVISSRNFGHLEMSETRSHARQLQ